The following are encoded together in the Thiobacillus sp. SCUT-2 genome:
- the rlmN gene encoding 23S rRNA (adenine(2503)-C(2))-methyltransferase RlmN translates to MPQNLLDLDLAGLTAWLGERGEKPFRARQVFHWIHQAGVADFAQMTDIAKSLREKLQQQAVVAAPEIKYSHVSADGTRKWLFDVGVGNGIETVFIPEDDRGTLCVSSQVGCALECTFCSTGRQGFNRNLTVAEIVGQLWVAQHSLKTEPNRTTGEIAERPVSNVVMMGMGEPLANFENVVTALGIMLDDHAYGLSRRRVTVSTSGLVPAMDRLAERCPVALAVSLHAPNDALRDQIVPINKKYPLAELMAACRRYLVHAPRDFITFEYVMLAGVNDQPEHARQLIELTRDVPCKFNLIPFNPFPDSGYEKPRAEALRVFREILQDAGYVVTTRKTRGDDIDAACGQLAGKVADKSGRVMKRMHKEAA, encoded by the coding sequence ATGCCGCAGAATCTGCTCGATCTTGACCTCGCCGGACTGACCGCCTGGCTCGGCGAACGCGGCGAAAAGCCGTTCCGCGCGCGCCAGGTGTTCCACTGGATCCACCAGGCGGGCGTCGCCGATTTCGCGCAGATGACCGACATCGCCAAGAGCCTGCGCGAAAAGCTGCAGCAGCAGGCGGTGGTGGCGGCACCGGAAATCAAGTATTCGCACGTGTCGGCCGACGGCACGCGCAAGTGGCTGTTCGACGTCGGTGTCGGCAATGGCATCGAAACGGTGTTCATCCCGGAAGACGACCGCGGCACGCTGTGCGTGTCGTCTCAGGTCGGCTGCGCGCTCGAATGCACGTTCTGTTCGACCGGCCGCCAGGGCTTCAACCGCAACCTGACCGTGGCCGAGATCGTCGGCCAGCTGTGGGTCGCGCAGCACAGCCTGAAGACCGAGCCCAACCGCACGACAGGCGAGATCGCCGAGCGCCCCGTGTCCAACGTCGTGATGATGGGCATGGGCGAACCGCTGGCGAACTTCGAGAACGTCGTGACCGCGCTCGGCATCATGCTCGACGACCATGCCTACGGGCTGTCGCGGCGTCGGGTGACGGTGTCGACCTCGGGTCTGGTGCCGGCGATGGACCGGCTCGCCGAACGCTGCCCGGTGGCGCTGGCGGTGAGCCTGCACGCACCGAACGACGCCTTGCGCGACCAGATCGTGCCGATCAACAAGAAATACCCGCTGGCCGAACTGATGGCGGCGTGCCGGCGCTATCTCGTGCACGCGCCGCGCGACTTCATCACCTTCGAGTACGTGATGCTGGCCGGCGTGAACGACCAGCCCGAGCATGCGCGCCAGCTGATCGAACTGACGCGCGATGTGCCGTGCAAGTTCAACCTGATTCCGTTCAATCCGTTTCCGGATTCGGGTTACGAGAAGCCGCGTGCCGAGGCGCTGCGCGTGTTCCGCGAGATCCTGCAGGACGCAGGTTATGTGGTGACCACCCGCAAGACGCGCGGCGACGACATCGACGCCGCCTGCGGCCAGCTGGCCGGAAAGGTCGCGGACAAGAGCGGTCGCGTGATGAAACGAATGCACAAGGAGGCAGCGTGA
- the pilW gene encoding type IV pilus biogenesis/stability protein PilW, with the protein MRRWIGVVAVAACLTGCAAQQVDSGAAASEADSQGHERAKVFTDLAGAYLSRGQYKVALDELRKAITADSRFGPAYNVYGMIYMDLGEDQLAEENFRRAIDLNHNDSDTRNNYGWFLCTRGRYDEGLAQFTAALRNPLYTQPELAMANAGLCAEKKGDIALAEANLSKSLKLQPDNAGTLLKLAGLYYRQGRLQEAQRQLARHDELAPPSAASLWLGVLLERKLGDRAQETAYAAQLRKRFPDSNEAQRLMSGQFE; encoded by the coding sequence GTGAGGAGATGGATCGGCGTGGTGGCGGTGGCGGCGTGCCTGACCGGGTGCGCGGCGCAGCAGGTCGACAGCGGCGCTGCGGCGAGCGAGGCCGACAGCCAGGGCCACGAGCGGGCGAAGGTGTTCACCGACCTGGCCGGGGCCTACTTGTCGCGCGGGCAGTACAAGGTGGCGCTCGACGAGCTGCGCAAGGCGATCACGGCCGACAGCCGCTTCGGCCCGGCCTACAACGTCTACGGCATGATCTACATGGATCTCGGCGAGGACCAGCTGGCGGAGGAGAACTTCCGCCGCGCCATCGACCTGAACCACAACGATTCGGACACGCGCAACAACTACGGCTGGTTCCTCTGCACCCGCGGGCGCTATGACGAAGGGCTCGCGCAGTTCACGGCGGCCTTGCGCAACCCCTTGTACACCCAGCCCGAACTGGCCATGGCCAATGCCGGATTGTGCGCCGAGAAGAAAGGCGACATTGCGCTGGCCGAGGCGAACCTGTCGAAGTCGCTCAAGCTGCAGCCCGACAACGCGGGCACCCTGCTGAAGCTGGCGGGCCTCTATTACCGGCAGGGGCGGCTGCAGGAGGCGCAGCGCCAGCTGGCGCGCCATGACGAACTGGCGCCGCCGTCGGCCGCAAGCCTGTGGCTGGGCGTGCTGCTCGAGCGCAAGCTCGGCGATCGCGCGCAGGAAACCGCCTACGCCGCTCAGCTGCGCAAGCGCTTCCCGGATTCGAACGAAGCGCAGCGACTGATGTCTGGACAATTCGAATGA
- a CDS encoding RodZ domain-containing protein produces the protein MSEAGSASIGQALRDAREAQGISLDDAAVRLRLMQRQIEAMERDDFESLGQPVFARGFVRNYARLLGLAPEPLLGRMEGAPAEPPAVSRVEPIPSRPWFASPWLIVSLLALVLAVAVPVALYMWLSSEPEEPARTAAPLARHPAEGAPATPGAAKPEAAAPATTAANSPAAPPVVGDGQGESGDPASPAPVATESAPAGSVLHLEFVGDSWTEVRDESGRMLMRQLNHAGGSADVRGQPPFDLVIGNAAQVQLTYNGRAIDLKPFVDGTVARFTLEE, from the coding sequence ATGAGCGAAGCCGGGAGCGCGTCGATCGGGCAGGCCCTGCGGGACGCGCGCGAAGCCCAGGGAATTTCGCTGGATGACGCGGCCGTCCGCCTGCGCCTGATGCAACGCCAGATCGAGGCGATGGAGCGGGACGACTTCGAGAGCCTCGGGCAGCCCGTTTTCGCCCGCGGCTTCGTGCGCAACTATGCGCGGCTGCTGGGGCTTGCGCCCGAGCCCTTGCTCGGCCGGATGGAGGGTGCGCCGGCGGAGCCGCCTGCCGTCAGCCGCGTCGAGCCGATCCCGTCGCGGCCCTGGTTTGCCTCCCCGTGGCTGATCGTGTCGCTGCTGGCGCTGGTGCTGGCCGTTGCCGTCCCGGTCGCGCTCTACATGTGGCTCAGCAGCGAGCCCGAGGAGCCCGCGCGCACGGCTGCGCCGCTCGCCCGGCATCCGGCAGAGGGCGCGCCGGCAACGCCAGGTGCGGCCAAGCCGGAGGCGGCTGCCCCGGCGACCACGGCAGCGAACTCGCCCGCAGCACCGCCCGTAGTCGGCGACGGGCAGGGTGAGTCCGGCGACCCGGCCTCGCCCGCGCCGGTGGCCACTGAGTCGGCGCCGGCCGGAAGCGTGCTGCATCTCGAGTTCGTCGGCGATTCGTGGACCGAAGTCCGGGATGAGAGCGGACGCATGCTGATGCGCCAGCTGAACCATGCGGGGGGCAGCGCGGATGTGCGCGGCCAACCGCCCTTCGATCTGGTCATCGGCAATGCGGCGCAGGTGCAGTTGACCTACAACGGCCGTGCCATCGACCTCAAGCCGTTCGTCGACGGAACGGTCGCGCGTTTCACGCTTGAAGAATAG
- the ispG gene encoding flavodoxin-dependent (E)-4-hydroxy-3-methylbut-2-enyl-diphosphate synthase, giving the protein MMSQIVRRSTRQVRIGSVLVGGDAPVVVQSMTNTDTVDVTATVRQVQALAEAGSELVRITVNTLEAAAAVPRIRERLDVLGCRVPLIGDFHFNGHKLLTQVPECAQALAKLRINPGNIGRGNKRDEQFATLIEVACKYDKPVRIGVNWGSLDQALAARMMDDNARLAQPEDAEVVMRRAMVASALESARKAEELGLAGDRIILSCKMSRVQDLIGVYRDLAAQCDYPLHLGLTEAGMGSKGIVASTAALSVLLQEGIGDTIRISLTPEPGGERTQEVRVGQEILQALGLRAFTPQVTACPGCGRTTSTVFQELAQDIETYLRNQMPLWRSQYPGVESMQVAVMGCVVNGPGESKHANIGISLPGTGEVPVAPVYVDGEKTVTLKGERIAEEFQAIVEDYVQRRYGH; this is encoded by the coding sequence ATGATGTCCCAGATTGTCCGTCGTTCCACCCGCCAAGTGCGGATCGGTTCCGTGCTGGTCGGCGGCGATGCCCCCGTCGTCGTGCAGTCGATGACCAATACCGACACGGTCGACGTCACCGCCACGGTGCGCCAGGTGCAGGCGCTCGCCGAAGCCGGTTCCGAACTGGTGCGGATCACCGTCAATACGCTCGAGGCGGCCGCCGCGGTGCCGCGGATCCGCGAGCGCCTCGATGTCCTTGGCTGCCGGGTGCCGCTGATCGGCGATTTTCATTTCAACGGCCACAAGCTCCTGACGCAGGTGCCGGAATGCGCCCAGGCGCTCGCCAAGCTCAGGATCAACCCCGGCAACATCGGACGCGGCAACAAGCGCGACGAGCAGTTCGCCACGCTCATCGAGGTCGCGTGCAAGTACGACAAGCCGGTGCGCATCGGCGTCAACTGGGGCAGCCTCGACCAGGCGCTCGCCGCGCGCATGATGGACGACAATGCGCGCCTGGCGCAGCCGGAGGATGCCGAAGTGGTGATGCGCCGCGCGATGGTGGCTTCGGCACTGGAATCGGCCAGGAAAGCGGAGGAACTGGGCCTTGCCGGCGACCGCATCATCCTGTCATGCAAGATGAGCCGGGTGCAGGACCTGATCGGTGTCTACCGCGACCTGGCGGCGCAGTGCGACTATCCGCTGCATCTCGGGCTCACCGAGGCGGGCATGGGGTCGAAGGGCATCGTGGCGTCGACGGCGGCCCTGTCGGTGCTGTTGCAGGAAGGCATCGGCGACACCATCCGCATTTCGCTGACGCCCGAGCCGGGCGGCGAGCGCACGCAGGAGGTGCGCGTCGGCCAGGAGATCCTCCAGGCCCTCGGCCTGCGCGCGTTCACGCCGCAGGTTACCGCCTGCCCGGGGTGCGGACGCACGACCTCGACCGTGTTCCAGGAACTCGCGCAGGACATCGAGACCTACCTGCGCAACCAGATGCCGCTGTGGCGCAGCCAGTATCCCGGCGTCGAGTCGATGCAGGTCGCGGTGATGGGCTGCGTCGTCAACGGACCCGGCGAGTCGAAGCACGCCAATATCGGCATCTCGCTGCCGGGCACCGGCGAGGTGCCGGTCGCGCCGGTTTACGTCGACGGCGAAAAGACCGTGACCCTGAAGGGCGAGCGGATCGCCGAAGAATTCCAGGCCATCGTCGAGGACTACGTGCAACGGCGGTACGGGCATTGA
- the hisS gene encoding histidine--tRNA ligase yields MSNNTIQSVRGMNDCLPDAAGIWQGFEAIVRDWLRRYGYREMRTPILEHTGLFKRAIGEVTDIVEKEMYTFVDELNGESLTLRPEGTASSVRAVIQHNLLYDGGKRLWYTGPMFRHERPQKGRYRQFHQVGVEALGFAGPDTDAELIVMCADLWKELGIAPTLQLNTLGDHASRQRHRQKLIAYYEAHADSLDEDAKRRLYSNPLRILDSKNPAMQALNDAAPKLMDELEDEALAHFDGVQALLRASGIAFEINPRLVRGLDYYNRTVFEWVTDQLGAQGTVCAGGRYDGLIEQLGGKPAPAAGFAMGIERLLALVEAGGRAIPAPVADAYVVHAGEAAQPFAWQVAAALRCAGLSAVLHCGGGSFKSQMKKADASGARYAVIIGDDEAAAQQVTLKPLRDTAEQTRVEVALAIDYLKRT; encoded by the coding sequence ATGAGCAACAACACCATTCAATCCGTGCGCGGCATGAACGACTGCCTCCCTGATGCCGCAGGCATCTGGCAGGGATTCGAGGCGATCGTGCGCGACTGGCTGCGGCGCTATGGCTACCGCGAGATGCGCACGCCGATCCTTGAGCACACCGGCCTGTTCAAACGCGCCATCGGCGAGGTGACCGACATCGTCGAGAAGGAGATGTACACCTTCGTCGATGAACTCAACGGCGAGTCGCTGACCCTGCGCCCGGAAGGCACGGCCTCATCGGTGCGCGCGGTGATCCAGCACAATCTGCTCTACGACGGCGGCAAGCGCCTGTGGTACACCGGCCCGATGTTCCGCCACGAACGCCCGCAGAAGGGGCGCTATCGCCAGTTCCATCAGGTCGGCGTCGAGGCGCTGGGCTTCGCCGGTCCCGACACCGACGCCGAACTGATCGTGATGTGCGCCGACCTGTGGAAGGAACTCGGCATCGCGCCGACGCTGCAGCTCAACACGCTGGGCGATCACGCGTCGCGGCAGCGCCACCGGCAGAAGCTGATCGCCTACTACGAGGCGCATGCGGATTCGCTGGACGAGGACGCGAAGCGCCGCCTGTACAGCAACCCCCTGCGCATCCTCGACAGCAAGAATCCGGCGATGCAGGCACTCAACGACGCCGCGCCCAAGCTGATGGACGAGCTGGAGGACGAGGCGCTGGCGCACTTCGACGGCGTGCAGGCCCTGCTGCGCGCGAGCGGCATCGCGTTCGAGATCAATCCGCGACTGGTGCGCGGGCTGGACTACTACAACCGTACCGTGTTCGAATGGGTCACCGATCAGCTCGGCGCACAGGGCACGGTGTGCGCCGGCGGGCGCTACGACGGCCTGATCGAGCAGCTGGGCGGGAAGCCGGCGCCGGCAGCCGGCTTTGCGATGGGCATCGAACGCCTGCTGGCCCTGGTCGAGGCGGGCGGGCGGGCGATTCCCGCGCCGGTGGCCGACGCCTACGTCGTGCATGCGGGCGAGGCGGCGCAGCCCTTCGCCTGGCAGGTCGCCGCCGCCCTGCGTTGTGCAGGTCTTTCCGCGGTGCTGCATTGCGGTGGCGGCAGCTTCAAGTCGCAGATGAAGAAGGCCGACGCCAGCGGCGCCCGCTATGCCGTGATCATCGGCGACGACGAGGCGGCCGCGCAGCAGGTCACCCTGAAGCCGCTGCGCGACACGGCCGAGCAGACCCGCGTCGAGGTGGCGCTGGCAATCGATTACCTGAAACGGACATAA
- a CDS encoding YfgM family protein, translating to MATYDLDEQERLDELKAWWKRWGNLVMTALAVMIAAGAGWRYWQNREVTQSLEAATVYEKLTQSLAANDTKGTREAGAMLIEQYKGTAYAPRAALLLAKVNAAANDLKSAQSQLEWAAAHTKEPALKDLAHLRLAGVQLDQKQYDAALKTLAGTHSDAFAFRFEDLRGDVLMAQGKRDEARSAYQAAYTKMEADNPYRSIVELKLDALGGEAK from the coding sequence ATGGCAACGTACGATCTCGACGAACAGGAACGGCTGGACGAGCTCAAGGCCTGGTGGAAGCGCTGGGGCAACCTGGTGATGACCGCCCTCGCGGTGATGATCGCCGCAGGCGCCGGCTGGCGCTACTGGCAGAACCGCGAAGTCACCCAAAGCCTGGAGGCGGCCACCGTTTATGAAAAGCTGACGCAATCGCTTGCCGCGAACGACACCAAGGGCACGCGGGAGGCCGGCGCGATGCTGATCGAGCAGTACAAGGGCACGGCCTATGCGCCGCGCGCTGCCCTGCTGCTCGCCAAGGTGAATGCCGCCGCGAATGACCTGAAGAGCGCGCAAAGCCAGCTGGAATGGGCCGCGGCCCATACGAAGGAGCCGGCCCTCAAGGACCTCGCGCATCTCCGTCTGGCCGGCGTGCAGCTCGACCAGAAGCAATACGATGCGGCGCTGAAGACGCTCGCCGGCACGCACAGCGACGCGTTCGCGTTCCGCTTCGAGGACCTGCGCGGCGATGTCCTCATGGCCCAGGGCAAGCGCGACGAGGCGCGTTCGGCATACCAGGCGGCCTACACGAAGATGGAAGCCGACAACCCGTATCGGAGCATCGTCGAACTGAAGCTCGACGCCCTTGGAGGAGAAGCCAAGTGA
- the bamB gene encoding outer membrane protein assembly factor BamB, with product MRLIALGLALAVSGCSTVSGWFGHGPAKPKPAELVEFKPTASLAEAWKAETGESAADRFRPQAEGGDVFAAGGSRVVRIALANGSTVWKTDAGAKLSAGAAAANGLVLAGSARGELIALDRNTGQVRWKAALSSEVTGPILVVGDMVVVRTGDGRVQGLAAADGSRKWLYTRNLPVLSLRGSGGMVARDDALYIGFPGGKLVALNAANGAQLWEVTVAVPRGASELERVADVMGDPAVDNTQVCAVTYQGRVACFDRRNGALVWARDTSSNTGLAMDERDVYVTDDKDAVTAYDKDTGRAIWRQDKLARREVTAPMALGAWVVVADGEGYVHVLSSADGSFVARAKVDSGVRAAPVDIGPGFAVQTAKGSVVAFRLK from the coding sequence ATGCGCTTGATTGCTCTCGGCCTTGCGCTGGCCGTGTCCGGATGCAGCACGGTGTCGGGATGGTTCGGCCACGGTCCGGCCAAGCCGAAGCCCGCCGAACTGGTCGAATTCAAGCCCACCGCCAGCCTCGCGGAGGCCTGGAAGGCGGAGACGGGTGAATCGGCGGCCGACCGGTTCCGGCCCCAGGCCGAAGGCGGCGATGTCTTTGCCGCCGGCGGCAGCCGCGTGGTGCGCATCGCGCTCGCCAACGGCAGCACCGTCTGGAAAACCGATGCCGGGGCCAAGCTCTCGGCTGGCGCTGCCGCCGCGAACGGACTGGTGCTGGCGGGCAGCGCACGTGGCGAATTGATCGCGCTGGACCGGAACACCGGGCAGGTGCGCTGGAAAGCTGCCCTGTCGAGCGAGGTGACAGGGCCGATCCTCGTCGTCGGCGACATGGTCGTCGTGCGGACCGGCGACGGCCGGGTGCAGGGCCTGGCGGCCGCGGACGGCAGCCGCAAATGGCTGTATACCCGCAATCTGCCGGTGCTGAGCCTGCGCGGGTCGGGCGGCATGGTCGCGCGCGACGACGCGCTCTATATCGGTTTCCCCGGCGGCAAGCTGGTTGCGCTGAATGCCGCCAACGGTGCGCAGCTGTGGGAGGTGACGGTGGCGGTGCCGCGCGGCGCGAGCGAACTGGAACGGGTGGCCGACGTGATGGGCGACCCGGCGGTCGACAATACCCAGGTCTGCGCCGTCACCTACCAGGGGCGGGTGGCGTGCTTCGACCGCCGCAACGGCGCGCTCGTGTGGGCGCGCGACACGTCGAGCAACACCGGTCTTGCGATGGACGAGCGCGACGTCTACGTGACCGACGACAAGGATGCCGTGACCGCCTACGACAAGGATACCGGTCGCGCGATCTGGCGGCAGGACAAGCTGGCGCGCCGCGAGGTGACCGCGCCCATGGCGCTCGGTGCCTGGGTGGTGGTGGCCGACGGCGAAGGCTACGTCCATGTGCTGTCCTCGGCGGATGGCAGCTTCGTCGCGCGCGCCAAGGTCGATAGCGGCGTGCGTGCGGCGCCGGTCGACATCGGGCCTGGCTTCGCCGTGCAGACCGCCAAGGGCAGCGTCGTCGCTTTCAGACTCAAGTAA
- the der gene encoding ribosome biogenesis GTPase Der, whose protein sequence is MLPTLVLVGRPNVGKSTLFNRLTGTRDALVHDMPGMTRDRHYGRGRIGGKPYLVVDTGGLEPVAKDGIMAEMARQTLQAIDEADAIIFMVDGRAGLTPQDKVIADRLRRAHCPVFLAVNKAEGMNRAVVTAEFHELALGEPLAISGAHGDGIGDLVAEALAPFPAEEAEPDEHGVPKIALVGRPNVGKSTLVNALVGEERVIAFDQPGTTRDSIYVEFERDGKPYILIDTAGVRRKGKVFETVEKFSVIKTLQAIEDANVVVLVLDARENVSDQDAHLAGFVLETGRALVVAVNKWDGLSPEQRDDIKRDIGRKLAFLDFARFNYISALKGKGLDALLKDVEAAHAAAFIKMSTPKLTRVLEAAVEQHAPPKNGLFRPKPRYAHQGGKNPPVIVLHGNALEGLRDDYKRYLESSFRKAFKLQGTPLRIQVKEDEGKNPFEGKKRGPLSASDETRRRREKRIRRKVYGST, encoded by the coding sequence ATGCTCCCGACCCTGGTTCTTGTCGGACGTCCCAACGTCGGCAAGTCCACGCTCTTCAACCGGCTGACCGGCACGCGCGACGCGCTGGTGCACGACATGCCCGGCATGACGCGCGACCGCCACTACGGGCGCGGCCGCATCGGCGGCAAGCCGTACCTCGTGGTCGACACCGGCGGGCTCGAGCCCGTCGCCAAGGACGGCATCATGGCCGAGATGGCGCGCCAGACGCTGCAGGCGATCGACGAGGCCGACGCGATCATCTTCATGGTCGACGGCCGCGCCGGCCTCACGCCGCAGGACAAGGTCATCGCCGACCGCCTGCGGCGCGCGCACTGTCCGGTGTTCCTCGCGGTGAACAAGGCGGAGGGCATGAACCGCGCCGTCGTCACCGCCGAATTCCACGAGCTTGCCCTCGGCGAACCGCTCGCGATCTCCGGGGCGCACGGCGACGGCATCGGCGATCTCGTCGCCGAGGCGCTGGCACCGTTTCCCGCCGAGGAAGCCGAGCCCGACGAGCATGGCGTCCCGAAGATCGCGCTGGTGGGGCGCCCCAACGTCGGCAAGTCGACGCTGGTCAACGCGCTGGTCGGCGAGGAGCGCGTGATCGCCTTCGACCAGCCCGGCACGACGCGCGACTCGATCTACGTCGAGTTCGAGCGCGACGGCAAGCCCTACATCCTCATCGACACTGCCGGCGTGCGCCGCAAGGGCAAGGTGTTCGAGACCGTCGAGAAGTTCTCCGTCATCAAGACGCTGCAGGCGATCGAGGACGCCAACGTCGTGGTGCTGGTGCTCGACGCGCGCGAGAACGTCTCCGACCAGGATGCGCACCTCGCCGGCTTCGTGCTCGAGACCGGGCGCGCGCTGGTGGTCGCGGTCAACAAGTGGGATGGGCTCTCGCCGGAGCAACGCGACGACATCAAGCGCGACATCGGCCGCAAGTTGGCGTTTCTCGACTTCGCCCGCTTCAACTACATCTCGGCGCTCAAGGGCAAGGGCCTCGACGCGCTGCTGAAGGATGTCGAGGCGGCGCACGCCGCCGCCTTCATCAAGATGTCGACGCCCAAGCTGACGCGGGTGCTGGAGGCGGCGGTCGAGCAGCATGCGCCGCCGAAGAACGGCCTGTTCCGGCCGAAGCCGCGCTACGCGCACCAGGGCGGCAAGAACCCGCCGGTGATCGTGCTGCATGGCAACGCGCTGGAAGGCCTGCGCGACGATTACAAGCGCTATCTGGAGTCGAGTTTCCGCAAGGCGTTCAAGCTGCAGGGCACGCCGCTGCGGATCCAGGTCAAGGAAGACGAGGGCAAGAACCCGTTCGAGGGCAAGAAGCGCGGCCCGCTCTCGGCGAGCGATGAGACGCGGCGGCGGCGCGAGAAGCGGATCCGGCGCAAGGTCTACGGCTCGACCTGA
- a CDS encoding DUF4931 domain-containing protein, whose translation MSEQPKTPDEVREIRINPVVPAESVLVATARSMRPKKAEELAPRDTRKHVETCPFCRGNEDKTPPAILAWPEHGDWQIRMVENLYPVLGDDRAQAGFAFGLQQTIDGYGRHEVIIDHFEHGIAIHDMAESHLAALFGVYQTRMRQLFESDERLKYVLVFKNFGPAAGASIPHTHSQVIAMPVVPENVDAEVRNSAAYYAKHHHCIFCALIDEVLTFEATIYDRNSGAVRRKINVGQYVVERGEKFIAIKPFASRYEWEVHILPLAHQADFLDVRGDDLVDLARVLKRTMARLDAVIGGAQYNFFLHSVPHGGAEAAHVPYAASYHWHLEICPRTSIPTGFELGSGLFVNTINPEQAAERLRAVEL comes from the coding sequence ATGTCCGAACAGCCCAAGACCCCCGACGAGGTTCGGGAAATCCGCATCAATCCCGTTGTTCCCGCCGAATCCGTACTGGTCGCCACGGCGCGCAGCATGCGCCCGAAGAAGGCCGAGGAACTGGCACCGCGTGACACCCGCAAGCACGTCGAGACCTGCCCGTTCTGCCGCGGCAACGAAGACAAGACGCCGCCGGCGATCCTGGCCTGGCCGGAGCACGGCGACTGGCAGATCCGCATGGTGGAGAATCTCTATCCGGTGCTGGGCGACGACCGCGCCCAGGCGGGCTTTGCCTTCGGCCTGCAGCAGACGATCGACGGCTACGGCCGGCACGAGGTCATCATCGACCATTTCGAGCACGGCATCGCGATCCACGACATGGCCGAGAGCCATCTGGCGGCGCTGTTCGGCGTCTACCAGACGCGCATGCGGCAGCTGTTCGAATCCGACGAGCGGCTGAAGTACGTGCTGGTGTTCAAGAACTTCGGCCCGGCCGCCGGCGCGTCGATCCCCCACACCCACAGCCAGGTCATCGCGATGCCGGTGGTGCCGGAGAACGTCGACGCCGAGGTGAGGAACAGCGCCGCCTACTACGCCAAGCACCACCACTGCATCTTCTGTGCGCTGATCGACGAGGTGCTGACCTTCGAGGCGACGATCTACGACCGCAATTCCGGTGCAGTGCGGCGCAAGATCAACGTCGGGCAGTACGTCGTCGAGCGGGGCGAAAAGTTCATCGCCATCAAGCCCTTCGCCAGCCGCTACGAGTGGGAGGTGCATATCCTGCCGCTTGCGCACCAGGCCGATTTCCTGGACGTGCGCGGCGACGACCTTGTCGATCTGGCGCGGGTGCTGAAGCGCACCATGGCCCGGCTCGACGCGGTCATCGGCGGGGCGCAATACAATTTCTTCCTCCACTCGGTGCCGCACGGCGGCGCGGAGGCCGCCCACGTCCCCTACGCCGCGAGCTACCACTGGCACCTGGAAATCTGCCCCCGCACGTCCATTCCGACCGGGTTTGAACTGGGCTCCGGGCTGTTCGTCAACACGATCAATCCCGAACAGGCGGCGGAACGCCTGCGCGCGGTCGAATTGTAG